The following coding sequences lie in one Enterococcus sp. 9E7_DIV0242 genomic window:
- a CDS encoding cyclase family protein has protein sequence MTTILESITFLKQQKWIDLTHEVSGEIPYFASFKPLTEKTLFTVEEHGFFAKEYNLVTQYGTHIDAPSHFASGKRHLEELELKELVLPLIVLHKETEVAANHDYELSVADIHAFEDKHGAIPAESFVAFASDWSKRWENHDDFYNRDEQGQAHTPGWSLEALQFLHEQRNVQAIGHETLDTDSAVACTANGGLIGELYWLSQDKFQVEVLTNLSEVPAVGAAIVLGVPKIKRAPGFNIRAFAIVPN, from the coding sequence ATGACGACAATTTTAGAAAGTATCACATTTTTGAAGCAGCAAAAATGGATCGATTTGACGCATGAGGTTTCAGGAGAGATTCCCTATTTTGCGTCCTTCAAGCCATTGACCGAGAAGACCTTGTTTACTGTTGAGGAACATGGATTTTTTGCAAAAGAATATAATTTGGTTACACAATATGGGACTCATATCGATGCGCCCAGCCATTTCGCCTCAGGGAAACGTCATTTGGAAGAGCTGGAATTGAAAGAGCTGGTATTGCCATTGATTGTTTTGCATAAAGAAACAGAAGTGGCAGCTAATCATGATTATGAGCTTTCGGTTGCCGATATTCATGCATTTGAAGACAAGCACGGCGCGATTCCTGCAGAAAGCTTTGTTGCTTTTGCCAGTGACTGGTCCAAGCGCTGGGAAAACCACGATGATTTTTATAATCGAGATGAACAGGGACAAGCCCATACGCCTGGTTGGTCGTTAGAAGCATTGCAGTTTCTCCACGAGCAAAGAAACGTTCAAGCGATTGGACATGAGACGTTGGATACAGATTCTGCTGTAGCGTGTACGGCTAATGGGGGATTGATCGGTGAACTTTATTGGCTTTCACAGGACAAATTTCAAGTCGAGGTGCTGACAAATTTGTCAGAGGTTCCAGCCGTCGGTGCCGCAATTGTACTTGGTGTTCCGAAGATCAAACGAGCGCCCGGCTTCAATATTCGAGCGTTCGCTATTGTTCCCAATTGA
- a CDS encoding DNA-deoxyinosine glycosylase: MKKGLAPIVDQQTEVLILGSGPSDRSIALQQYYGNRGNQFWKVVFGALKQIDPINYTERIALLKANHIGLWDVYGAFDRQGSMDTNYKETQLNDFSEILTLASLKKIIANGNESFRIIEKHALFPELPVEKCSSTSGANNGRQVQRKAEWESALAFLTQ; the protein is encoded by the coding sequence ATGAAAAAAGGCTTAGCACCGATTGTTGACCAACAGACAGAAGTCCTTATTTTAGGAAGCGGACCCAGTGACCGTAGTATTGCTTTACAGCAATACTACGGAAATAGAGGCAATCAATTTTGGAAAGTTGTTTTTGGTGCCTTGAAACAAATTGATCCAATCAATTATACAGAGAGAATCGCCTTACTCAAAGCAAATCATATCGGCTTGTGGGATGTTTATGGCGCCTTTGACCGACAAGGGAGTATGGATACCAATTATAAAGAAACCCAGCTAAATGATTTTTCAGAAATTCTTACTTTGGCCTCTCTAAAAAAAATTATCGCCAATGGAAATGAATCTTTTCGAATCATTGAAAAGCATGCGTTATTTCCTGAGCTGCCTGTTGAAAAATGCTCCTCTACAAGTGGCGCAAATAATGGGCGACAGGTACAACGCAAAGCAGAATGGGAGAGCGCATTGGCCTTTTTAACACAATAA
- a CDS encoding ABC transporter ATP-binding protein: MDSTLTETHVEEKKTSNFMNNIKKYASEYTVPFAIAVILAVIGSITSIIGPDKLSEITDLITVGLQSSIDLEQISSICLSLAIIYGIGILMSYGQGYIMATVTQRFSKKLREQISAKINKIPLSYFDSHSQGDTLSRVTNDLDTVGQSLNQSLGSLVPSITLFIGCLFMMVKSNPILCLTAVVSVLLGFALMMIIMKKSQVHFDGQQNNLAEVNSFVEEAYSGHNVITSYSAAENMSATFTELNDKLHGSVWKSQFLSGIMQPLMGFIGNFGYVAVCVVGAILALNGQITFGVIVAFMVYVRLFSQPLGQLAQAVSSLQSAGAAMFRVFEFLDEEEMEDETDKAVQLKSVTGNVTFSNVSFGYDASKTIIKNFSAEARVGQKIAIVGPTGAGKTTIVNLLMKFYEINQGQITIDGVPIASMTREEVHDQFCMVLQDTWLFEGTITENLIYNQSGVSQERVIAACKAVGIDHFIRTLPNGYETVLDDSVSLSVGQKQLLTIARALIKDAPMLILDEATSSVDTRTEELIQKAMDRLMEGRTSFVIAHRLSTIRNADLILVMKEGNIIEKGSHDELIGQQGFYADLYNSQFEKIEMKHTEKFG, encoded by the coding sequence ATGGATAGTACATTAACAGAAACGCATGTAGAAGAAAAGAAGACCTCTAATTTTATGAACAATATTAAAAAGTATGCCTCCGAGTATACAGTCCCATTTGCCATAGCAGTTATTTTGGCAGTCATTGGCAGCATCACATCGATCATCGGGCCAGACAAATTGAGCGAGATCACAGATTTAATCACCGTAGGGTTACAGAGCTCGATCGATTTGGAGCAAATTAGCAGTATTTGTTTGTCACTGGCAATCATTTATGGTATTGGGATTTTGATGTCATACGGACAAGGTTACATTATGGCAACTGTTACGCAGCGCTTTTCAAAGAAACTCAGAGAGCAAATCTCCGCAAAAATCAATAAAATTCCATTAAGCTATTTTGATTCTCATAGTCAAGGCGATACGTTGAGTCGGGTAACGAATGACTTAGATACGGTTGGTCAGTCACTGAACCAAAGTCTGGGCTCGCTTGTTCCATCTATTACTCTATTTATTGGTTGTCTGTTCATGATGGTTAAATCAAACCCGATTTTGTGTTTGACGGCTGTCGTTTCAGTACTGCTTGGTTTTGCTTTGATGATGATCATTATGAAGAAGTCGCAAGTGCACTTTGATGGACAACAAAATAATTTGGCTGAGGTCAACAGCTTTGTTGAAGAGGCTTACTCCGGACACAATGTCATCACGTCATATAGCGCAGCGGAAAATATGTCTGCTACATTTACTGAGTTAAATGATAAGCTGCATGGCAGTGTGTGGAAATCACAGTTTTTATCAGGAATCATGCAACCGCTGATGGGCTTTATTGGTAATTTTGGTTATGTTGCAGTATGTGTTGTCGGTGCTATTCTAGCACTAAATGGACAAATTACATTTGGTGTGATTGTGGCTTTTATGGTTTATGTTCGTCTGTTTTCACAGCCTTTAGGGCAATTAGCTCAAGCTGTTTCCAGTTTGCAATCAGCAGGTGCAGCGATGTTTCGGGTTTTTGAGTTTTTAGATGAGGAAGAGATGGAGGACGAAACAGACAAAGCAGTTCAATTGAAGAGCGTAACAGGAAATGTCACATTTTCAAATGTCAGCTTTGGCTATGACGCGTCCAAAACAATCATTAAAAACTTTTCTGCTGAAGCACGAGTAGGTCAAAAGATTGCGATTGTCGGTCCGACCGGTGCAGGGAAAACAACGATTGTCAACTTGTTGATGAAATTTTATGAAATCAATCAAGGGCAAATCACGATCGATGGTGTACCGATAGCGAGTATGACACGCGAGGAAGTTCATGATCAATTCTGTATGGTGCTGCAGGATACATGGTTGTTTGAAGGAACGATAACTGAAAATTTGATTTACAACCAATCGGGTGTCAGTCAGGAGCGGGTAATAGCTGCGTGTAAAGCGGTTGGAATCGATCATTTTATTCGCACCTTACCAAACGGTTACGAGACTGTTTTAGATGATAGTGTTTCTCTTTCAGTTGGACAGAAACAACTGTTGACGATTGCTCGAGCGTTGATCAAGGACGCACCGATGTTGATTTTGGATGAAGCAACCAGTTCCGTTGATACACGGACTGAAGAACTGATACAAAAAGCGATGGATCGTCTGATGGAAGGTCGAACATCCTTTGTTATTGCCCATCGCCTATCTACGATTCGTAATGCTGATTTGATTTTGGTAATGAAAGAGGGGAATATCATTGAGAAAGGCTCCCACGATGAGTTGATCGGGCAACAAGGATTTTATGCCGATTTATATAATAGCCAGTTTGAAAAAATAGAAATGAAACATACAGAAAAATTTGGATGA
- a CDS encoding phage tail protein, with amino-acid sequence MSYKVDFKEVSTVGLESSPFADALAGLRANEARYFWNKYKHEFVTVPADEAPETLAWIEKILQERELHFPYKPLEVTDFEAEGTRFSYVFYENGLSVNVMYSLSDEGKRAVGFKLSEGMEVPTELEGKFKFARQKSKLAGVIRGYYFVIKGSY; translated from the coding sequence ATGTCGTATAAAGTAGATTTTAAAGAAGTATCAACGGTTGGCTTGGAAAGTTCTCCATTTGCTGATGCATTGGCCGGACTTCGTGCAAATGAAGCAAGATATTTTTGGAACAAATACAAACATGAATTTGTCACCGTTCCTGCCGATGAAGCACCGGAAACACTGGCGTGGATCGAAAAAATTTTACAAGAAAGAGAGCTGCACTTTCCTTATAAACCACTGGAAGTAACTGATTTTGAGGCAGAGGGGACAAGATTTTCTTATGTGTTTTATGAAAACGGTCTGTCTGTCAATGTAATGTACAGCCTATCAGACGAAGGCAAGCGAGCAGTTGGCTTCAAGCTTTCAGAAGGGATGGAGGTACCGACAGAGCTGGAAGGGAAATTCAAGTTTGCCCGCCAAAAATCTAAGCTGGCAGGTGTAATCCGCGGCTATTATTTTGTGATAAAAGGAAGCTACTAA
- a CDS encoding TetR family transcriptional regulator: MGDLRTVKSKKLILHAFEVLLQEHTFEEISVTKLSEEAGISRNTFYIYYLDKYSLLDEQFSWFNDMCSRTFGTSLSISNWTKFLDELDGAGAILKNLLNREENQWVREKIKQIFADQLLENYTQSFADNELTLIGCAEAMAGIIERWMRAEAPVANKKKTIETLTLFQALIAKDESF; this comes from the coding sequence GTGGGAGATCTACGTACTGTAAAATCGAAGAAGTTGATTCTTCATGCCTTTGAGGTGTTGCTTCAGGAACATACCTTTGAAGAAATTTCTGTGACCAAGCTTTCGGAGGAGGCTGGAATCAGTAGAAACACGTTCTATATCTATTATCTTGATAAATATAGTCTGTTGGATGAACAGTTTAGCTGGTTCAATGATATGTGTAGTAGGACTTTTGGCACATCGCTATCCATTAGCAATTGGACGAAGTTTCTTGATGAGCTAGATGGGGCAGGAGCTATTTTGAAGAATCTGCTGAACAGAGAAGAAAATCAATGGGTCAGAGAAAAGATAAAGCAGATTTTTGCTGATCAATTGCTGGAAAACTATACTCAGAGCTTTGCGGACAATGAACTGACATTGATAGGTTGTGCAGAAGCGATGGCTGGGATTATCGAAAGATGGATGAGAGCAGAAGCACCTGTGGCAAACAAAAAGAAGACCATTGAAACACTGACTCTGTTTCAAGCATTGATTGCTAAAGATGAATCCTTTTGA
- a CDS encoding 5-methyltetrahydropteroyltriglutamate--homocysteine S-methyltransferase — protein sequence MTTIPFRWDQVGSLLRPTALKEAREQFKQGNISKEDLTKVEDQEIIKIIEKQKEVGLLAVTDGEFRRRWWHLDFIAGLNGITVYDFETTAFGLTTEAQGTFVSDKLSFNSAHPFLSHFKFTKEHAGEAIAKQTIPGPNMIYLDSFILSKQYHEKPAYEKKADFIQDLITTYQEAIEAFYAAGCRYLQLDDTSWGGLFDARFRGMIEQNGYDPDELIQEFGDITEAILANKPADLAVTFHFCKGNFQSHWLYDGSYDLIAERLLAITAFDGFFLEFDDERSGSFEPLKNIKDQRVVLGLVTTKTPELESKELLKNRIKEASQYVPLDQLCLSPQCGFSSTHEGNKVSEADQWAKLKLVVEVAKEVWPND from the coding sequence ATGACAACTATCCCCTTTCGCTGGGATCAAGTAGGGAGCTTGCTACGTCCGACAGCACTAAAAGAAGCGCGGGAACAATTTAAACAAGGCAATATTTCAAAAGAGGATTTGACGAAGGTCGAAGATCAAGAAATCATCAAAATTATTGAAAAACAAAAGGAAGTCGGGTTGCTTGCGGTTACAGATGGAGAGTTTCGTCGCCGTTGGTGGCATTTAGATTTTATTGCAGGGCTGAATGGTATTACAGTTTATGATTTTGAAACAACAGCTTTTGGATTAACAACAGAAGCACAGGGGACATTTGTCAGTGATAAGCTGTCATTTAACTCGGCACATCCATTCCTGTCACATTTCAAATTTACGAAAGAACATGCGGGAGAAGCGATTGCCAAACAAACGATTCCCGGACCAAATATGATCTATTTGGATTCCTTTATTTTATCTAAGCAGTATCATGAAAAACCTGCGTATGAGAAAAAGGCTGACTTTATTCAGGACTTGATCACTACCTACCAAGAGGCGATTGAAGCGTTTTATGCGGCGGGCTGTCGCTATCTGCAATTGGATGATACTAGCTGGGGTGGACTATTTGATGCACGTTTTCGTGGGATGATCGAACAGAATGGCTATGATCCGGATGAGCTTATCCAAGAATTTGGCGATATTACCGAGGCGATCTTAGCAAACAAACCTGCTGATTTAGCAGTAACCTTCCATTTCTGTAAAGGGAATTTTCAATCCCATTGGCTATATGACGGTTCCTATGATCTTATTGCGGAGAGACTTTTAGCAATCACGGCATTCGATGGGTTCTTCCTTGAGTTTGATGACGAACGGTCAGGCAGTTTTGAACCGTTGAAAAATATCAAAGATCAACGGGTAGTTTTGGGATTGGTAACAACCAAAACACCAGAATTAGAAAGTAAAGAGCTGTTGAAGAACCGAATCAAGGAGGCTTCTCAGTATGTGCCATTGGATCAATTGTGTCTAAGTCCACAATGTGGGTTTTCTTCAACACATGAAGGCAATAAAGTGAGTGAAGCGGACCAATGGGCGAAGTTGAAATTGGTTGTAGAGGTAGCAAAAGAGGTTTGGCCGAACGACTAG